A stretch of Fusobacterium massiliense DNA encodes these proteins:
- a CDS encoding TlpA family protein disulfide reductase, which yields MRFRNKFLLVLVFIVMSFSVFSETAKKKEDVKVPNIVLYDQYGKKHNLEEYKGKVVFINFWATWCGYCVQELPAFEKLYKEFGENKKDVIFLGVAGPKTKDNPGNVDIKKEEIIKFLSKKKVTYPVLFDETGRSFQEYGIRFFPTSFVVNKKGYLEGYIGGAISEEQLRKALKETLKK from the coding sequence ATGAGATTTAGAAATAAGTTTTTATTAGTATTAGTTTTTATAGTTATGAGTTTTAGTGTGTTTTCGGAGACTGCTAAAAAGAAAGAAGATGTAAAGGTTCCAAATATAGTTTTATATGATCAATATGGTAAAAAACATAATTTAGAAGAATACAAAGGAAAAGTTGTATTTATTAACTTCTGGGCAACTTGGTGTGGATATTGTGTTCAAGAATTACCAGCTTTTGAAAAGTTATATAAAGAGTTTGGAGAAAACAAAAAAGATGTTATATTCTTAGGTGTAGCAGGACCTAAAACAAAAGACAATCCAGGAAATGTAGATATCAAAAAAGAAGAAATTATTAAATTTTTATCTAAGAAAAAAGTTACTTATCCAGTTTTATTTGATGAAACAGGAAGATCTTTCCAAGAATACGGTATAAGATTTTTCCCAACAAGTTTTGTAGTAAATAAAAAGGGGTATTTAGAAGGATATATTGGAGGAGCAATTTCTGAAGAACAATTAAGAAAAGCTCTTAAAGAAACATTAAAAAAATAA
- the rfaE1 gene encoding D-glycero-beta-D-manno-heptose-7-phosphate kinase: MIRNLIENFKNIKIAVIGDLMLDEYIMGKVERISPEAPVPVVKVTEEKFVLGGAANVINNLAALGANVYCGGLVGNDKNAEKLINAFSKNVDCSLILKVDNRPTIVKKRVIAGHQQLLRLDWEEEFSVNEVEEEKIISNLEKQIKKLDAVILSDYNKGLLTKTLSQKIIKLCKENNVIVTVDPKPKNIENFKGASSITPNKKEAYSAINAMSTEDIDVVGEKLKEEFNLDTVLITRSEEGMTLYDKDIHNIPTYAKEVYDVTGAGDTVISVFTLARAAGATWEEAAKIANAAGGIVVGKIGTSIVDKEELISTYNSIYNVGGTCKC, translated from the coding sequence ATGATAAGAAATTTAATAGAAAATTTTAAAAATATAAAAATTGCTGTAATTGGAGATTTGATGTTAGATGAATATATAATGGGAAAAGTTGAAAGAATTTCTCCAGAAGCTCCAGTACCAGTAGTAAAAGTAACAGAAGAAAAATTTGTGTTAGGTGGAGCAGCAAATGTTATTAATAATTTAGCAGCATTAGGAGCCAATGTCTATTGTGGTGGACTTGTTGGAAATGATAAGAATGCAGAAAAATTAATAAATGCTTTTTCTAAAAATGTTGATTGTAGTTTAATATTAAAAGTTGATAATAGACCAACTATTGTTAAAAAAAGAGTTATAGCAGGACATCAACAACTTTTGAGATTGGATTGGGAAGAAGAATTTTCTGTAAATGAAGTTGAAGAAGAAAAAATAATAAGTAATTTAGAAAAGCAAATAAAAAAGTTAGATGCAGTTATCTTATCTGATTATAATAAGGGTTTACTAACAAAAACTCTTTCACAAAAAATTATAAAACTATGTAAGGAAAATAATGTCATAGTTACAGTAGATCCTAAGCCTAAGAATATAGAAAATTTTAAAGGAGCATCATCTATTACTCCAAATAAAAAAGAGGCATACTCAGCTATAAATGCTATGTCAACAGAAGATATAGATGTTGTTGGGGAAAAATTAAAAGAAGAATTTAACTTAGATACTGTCTTAATAACAAGAAGTGAAGAAGGAATGACCTTATATGATAAAGATATTCATAATATTCCTACCTATGCAAAGGAAGTTTATGATGTGACAGGTGCAGGAGATACAGTTATTTCAGTATTTACACTAGCCAGAGCTGCAGGGGCAACTTGGGAAGAAGCTGCCAAAATTGCAAATGCTGCTGGAGGAATAGTTGTTGGGAAAATAGGAACTTCTATTGTAGATAAGGAAGAATTAATTTCAACATATAACAGTATATATAATGTTGGAGGGACTTGCAAATGTTAA
- the ispF gene encoding 2-C-methyl-D-erythritol 2,4-cyclodiphosphate synthase, with protein MLRIGNGYDVHRLVEGRKLILGGVEIPHTKGVLGHSDGDVLLHAITDAIIGALGLGDIGLHFPDNDENLKGIDSSILLKKIDKMMKDKKYEIVNIDSVIVMQKPKLRPYIDEIERNIAKILNIDSELVNVKAKTEEKLGFTGDESGVKSYCVVLLESKEC; from the coding sequence ATGTTAAGAATAGGAAATGGCTATGATGTTCATAGATTGGTTGAAGGTAGGAAATTAATATTAGGTGGAGTAGAAATTCCACATACAAAAGGAGTTTTAGGACATTCTGATGGAGATGTACTTCTACATGCTATAACTGACGCTATAATAGGAGCTCTAGGTTTAGGAGATATAGGATTGCATTTTCCAGACAATGATGAAAATTTAAAAGGAATAGATAGTTCTATTTTATTGAAAAAAATAGATAAAATGATGAAAGATAAAAAATATGAAATAGTAAATATAGATAGTGTTATTGTTATGCAAAAACCAAAATTAAGACCATATATTGATGAAATAGAAAGAAATATTGCAAAGATTTTAAATATAGATTCAGAACTTGTAAATGTTAAAGCAAAAACAGAGGAAAAATTAGGATTTACCGGTGATGAAAGTGGAGTTAAATCTTATTGTGTAGTTTTATTGGAGAGTAAGGAATGTTAG
- a CDS encoding MATE family efflux transporter encodes MLDTSTFRKTVLAFLLPMALQNLINVAISSTDVIMLGRYNEISLSASSLASQIQFILILLFFGIGSGATVLTAQYWGKKDIKSIDKVMAIGIRTAFILSVFFFSFAFFLSEKAMSIFTNDKLTILEGVKYLKIVSFSYLTSSITIVYLVTIRSVERVVISTVIYATSFLSNFLINYFLIFGKLGFPEMGIRGAAIGTLIARLIELAIVIYYNSKNYNFVSIKWEYIRSLDPILKKDFYRYSLPTILNELLWAGGTAAGVAILGRLGNGIVAANSITSVVKQLALVFAFGLANTTAIMVGKEIGKKDFKTAKIYASKLLIYSFLSSLSGSILLYFIKSFIVEKFSLNSEVADYLNFTLNIMLYYILIQGVSAVLVVGVFRAGGDTKFALVADVVPLWGGSVLISAFAAFYLKLPTKFVYFLIMSDEIIKLPFIIWRYKSKKWVNNVTRELN; translated from the coding sequence ATGTTAGATACATCAACATTTAGGAAAACTGTACTAGCTTTTTTACTTCCTATGGCATTACAAAATTTAATAAATGTTGCAATTTCAAGTACAGATGTAATAATGTTGGGAAGATATAATGAGATATCTTTATCAGCTTCATCTCTTGCAAGTCAGATTCAGTTTATATTAATTTTATTATTTTTTGGAATAGGATCCGGTGCCACAGTTTTAACAGCTCAATATTGGGGGAAAAAGGATATAAAATCTATAGATAAAGTTATGGCAATAGGCATAAGAACAGCTTTTATTTTAAGTGTATTCTTTTTTAGTTTTGCTTTTTTTCTATCAGAGAAAGCAATGAGTATATTTACAAATGATAAGCTTACTATTCTGGAAGGAGTAAAATACTTAAAAATAGTTAGTTTTTCTTATCTAACTAGTTCAATAACCATAGTCTATTTAGTTACAATAAGAAGTGTTGAAAGAGTTGTCATATCAACAGTAATCTATGCAACTTCATTTTTAAGTAATTTCTTAATAAACTATTTTTTGATATTTGGAAAATTAGGTTTTCCAGAGATGGGAATTAGAGGAGCTGCAATAGGAACATTGATAGCTAGACTTATAGAACTTGCTATTGTGATTTACTATAATTCTAAAAATTATAATTTTGTATCAATAAAATGGGAATATATCAGGAGTTTAGATCCTATATTAAAAAAAGATTTCTATAGGTATTCTTTACCAACAATATTGAATGAACTTTTATGGGCTGGAGGAACAGCAGCTGGAGTTGCTATTTTAGGAAGATTAGGGAATGGGATAGTAGCAGCCAATTCTATAACTTCTGTTGTAAAACAATTAGCTTTAGTATTTGCTTTTGGTCTTGCAAATACGACGGCAATTATGGTTGGGAAAGAAATTGGAAAAAAGGATTTTAAGACAGCAAAAATTTATGCTAGTAAATTATTGATATACTCTTTTTTATCAAGTTTAAGTGGGTCTATACTTCTTTATTTTATAAAATCATTTATAGTGGAAAAATTTAGTCTTAACTCAGAAGTTGCAGATTATTTAAATTTCACTCTAAATATTATGTTGTATTATATATTGATTCAAGGAGTATCAGCAGTTTTGGTTGTTGGAGTTTTTAGAGCTGGAGGAGATACTAAATTTGCTTTGGTAGCAGATGTTGTACCTCTTTGGGGTGGTTCTGTTTTAATTTCAGCTTTTGCAGCTTTTTATTTAAAGCTACCAACTAAGTTTGTATATTTTTTAATAATGTCTGATGAAATAATAAAATTACCTTTTATTATTTGGAGATATAAAAGTAAAAAATGGGTAAATAATGTAACGAGAGAATTAAATTAG
- the cobO gene encoding cob(I)yrinic acid a,c-diamide adenosyltransferase: MKKGYVQIYTGNGKGKTTAALGLITRAVGSNFKVFFCQFLKGRDYGELHTLEKFETVTHVRYGRGVFIKSKEFVTDEDIKLMREGYETLKNALLSADYDIVIADEILGTLRYDLISVEEIKFLIKNKPETTELVLTGRNAPNELIELADLVTEMKEVKHYFQKGVMARKGIEK; the protein is encoded by the coding sequence ATGAAAAAAGGTTATGTGCAAATATATACAGGAAATGGAAAAGGTAAAACAACGGCAGCTTTAGGACTTATTACTAGAGCAGTTGGAAGTAATTTTAAAGTTTTTTTCTGTCAATTTTTGAAAGGAAGAGATTATGGAGAACTTCATACTTTAGAAAAGTTTGAAACGGTTACTCATGTAAGGTATGGAAGAGGAGTTTTTATCAAAAGTAAAGAGTTTGTTACTGATGAAGATATAAAACTTATGAGAGAAGGCTATGAAACATTAAAAAATGCTCTTTTATCTGCAGATTACGATATCGTTATTGCTGATGAAATATTGGGAACTCTAAGATATGATTTAATTTCAGTAGAAGAAATAAAGTTTTTAATAAAAAATAAGCCGGAAACAACAGAGCTTGTATTAACAGGAAGAAATGCTCCAAATGAGCTTATAGAATTAGCAGATTTAGTGACTGAAATGAAAGAAGTTAAACATTATTTTCAAAAAGGAGTTATGGCAAGAAAAGGTATAGAAAAATAA
- the ylxM gene encoding YlxM family DNA-binding protein: MILDEFIEIANLLEIYGSLLSDRQREYLEDHFDNDLSLSEIAKNNNVSRQAIHDNIKRGINILYEYENKLQFYKKKKKLLEELNSLKDNFSSEYLEKIINEFL, translated from the coding sequence ATGATACTAGATGAATTTATTGAAATTGCTAATCTTTTAGAGATTTATGGATCTCTTTTAAGTGACAGACAAAGAGAATATTTAGAGGATCATTTTGATAATGATTTATCTCTTTCTGAAATTGCTAAGAATAATAATGTTAGTAGACAGGCAATTCACGATAATATTAAAAGAGGAATAAATATTCTTTATGAATATGAAAATAAATTACAATTTTATAAGAAAAAAAAGAAATTGTTAGAAGAGCTTAACAGTTTGAAAGATAATTTTAGCTCTGAGTATTTAGAAAAAATTATAAATGAGTTTCTTTAA
- the ffh gene encoding signal recognition particle protein: MLENLGNRFQDIFKKIRGHGKLSEDNIKEALREVKMSLLEADVNYAVVKDFTNKISEKAIGTEVIRGVNPAQQFIKLVNDELVELLGGTSSKITKGLRNPTIVMLAGLQGAGKTTFAAKLANLLKKQNEKILLVGVDVYRPAAIKQLQVLGKQIGVEVYSEEDNKDVIGIATRALEKAKEINATYMIVDTAGRLHIDESLMEELKELKKVIKPQEILLVVDAMIGQDAVNLAKSFNDALSVDGIILTKLDGDTRGGAALSIKAVVGKPIKYVGVGEKINDIEIFYPDRLVSRILGMGDVVTLVEKAQEAIDEDEAKSLEEKLRTQKFDLNDFLKQLQTIKKLGSLGGILKLIPGMPKIDDLAPAEKEMKKVEAILQSMTKEERKKPEILKASRKIRIAKGSGTDVADVNRLLKQFEQMKSMMKMFGSGKMPNLGAFGGMGKNGRFPF; the protein is encoded by the coding sequence ATGCTAGAAAATTTAGGAAATAGATTTCAAGATATTTTCAAAAAGATAAGAGGTCACGGAAAATTAAGTGAAGATAATATAAAAGAAGCTTTAAGAGAAGTAAAAATGTCTCTTTTAGAGGCTGATGTAAACTATGCAGTAGTTAAAGACTTTACAAATAAGATTAGTGAAAAAGCAATAGGGACAGAGGTTATAAGAGGAGTTAATCCAGCTCAGCAATTTATAAAGTTAGTAAATGATGAATTAGTTGAATTATTGGGAGGAACTAGCTCAAAAATAACAAAGGGGCTTAGAAATCCAACTATTGTTATGTTAGCAGGTTTACAGGGAGCAGGGAAGACAACTTTTGCAGCAAAATTAGCTAATCTTTTAAAAAAACAAAATGAAAAAATATTGTTAGTTGGAGTCGATGTTTATAGACCAGCAGCTATAAAACAACTACAAGTATTAGGAAAACAAATTGGAGTTGAGGTTTATTCTGAAGAAGATAACAAAGATGTAATAGGTATAGCTACTAGAGCTTTAGAAAAAGCAAAAGAAATAAATGCAACTTATATGATAGTAGATACAGCAGGAAGACTTCATATAGATGAAAGTTTGATGGAAGAATTAAAGGAATTAAAGAAAGTTATAAAACCACAAGAAATTCTTTTAGTTGTAGATGCCATGATAGGTCAAGATGCAGTTAATTTAGCTAAATCTTTCAACGATGCTTTGAGTGTTGACGGGATTATCTTAACAAAATTAGATGGGGATACTCGTGGAGGAGCAGCTTTATCAATAAAAGCTGTTGTAGGAAAACCTATAAAATATGTAGGAGTTGGAGAAAAAATCAATGATATTGAGATCTTCTACCCAGATAGATTAGTGTCAAGAATTTTAGGAATGGGAGATGTAGTTACTTTAGTTGAGAAAGCTCAAGAAGCTATTGATGAAGATGAAGCAAAATCATTGGAAGAAAAACTTAGAACTCAAAAATTTGACCTTAATGATTTTTTAAAACAGTTACAAACTATAAAAAAATTAGGTTCACTTGGGGGAATATTGAAATTAATTCCAGGTATGCCTAAGATAGATGATTTAGCTCCGGCTGAGAAAGAAATGAAAAAAGTTGAAGCTATACTTCAATCAATGACAAAAGAAGAAAGAAAAAAACCTGAAATATTAAAAGCTAGTCGTAAAATAAGAATAGCTAAAGGTAGTGGAACTGATGTGGCAGATGTAAATAGACTTTTAAAACAATTTGAACAAATGAAGTCTATGATGAAAATGTTTGGTTCAGGAAAAATGCCTAATTTAGGTGCTTTTGGTGGAATGGGGAAAAATGGAAGATTTCCATTTTAA
- the rpsP gene encoding 30S ribosomal protein S16, which yields MLKLRLTRLGDKKRPSYRLVAMEALSKRDGGAVAYLGNYFPLEDSKVVLKEEEILKFLQNGAQPTRTVKSILDKAGIWAKFEASKKK from the coding sequence ATGTTAAAATTAAGACTTACAAGATTAGGAGATAAAAAGAGACCTTCTTACAGATTAGTAGCTATGGAAGCTTTATCAAAAAGAGATGGAGGAGCCGTTGCTTACTTAGGAAACTACTTCCCATTAGAAGATTCTAAAGTAGTTTTAAAAGAAGAAGAAATCCTAAAATTCTTACAAAATGGAGCTCAACCAACTAGAACTGTAAAATCTATCTTAGATAAAGCAGGAATTTGGGCTAAATTTGAAGCAAGCAAAAAGAAATAA
- a CDS encoding anthranilate synthase component II, with product MFLMIDNYDSFVYNLVSYFLEENIEMEIVRNDKIRIEYVEELLDKNMLEGIIISPGPKSPKDSGLCGEIVKKFYKKIPIFGVCLGHQIIGYEFGAVVTKGKSPIHGKIYRIKNVGKNIFKDLPKFINVTRYHSLVVERERIIDEFEIEAETDDGVIMALTHKKYPLYGVQFHPEAVLTEYGHEMIRNFIELAKEWNLENANKY from the coding sequence ATGTTTCTGATGATAGATAATTATGATTCTTTTGTATACAATTTAGTTAGTTATTTTTTAGAAGAAAATATTGAAATGGAAATAGTTAGAAATGACAAAATTAGAATAGAATATGTTGAAGAGCTTTTAGATAAAAATATGTTGGAAGGAATAATTATTTCACCAGGTCCTAAGAGTCCTAAAGATTCTGGATTATGTGGTGAAATAGTTAAAAAATTTTATAAAAAAATACCAATATTTGGTGTTTGTTTAGGACATCAAATAATAGGATATGAATTTGGAGCAGTTGTAACTAAAGGGAAAAGTCCTATTCATGGGAAAATTTATAGAATTAAAAATGTTGGAAAAAATATTTTTAAAGATTTACCAAAATTTATAAATGTAACAAGATATCATTCGTTAGTAGTAGAAAGAGAAAGAATTATAGATGAATTTGAAATAGAAGCTGAAACAGATGATGGAGTAATTATGGCTTTAACTCATAAAAAATATCCATTATATGGAGTTCAATTTCACCCAGAGGCAGTTTTAACGGAATATGGGCATGAAATGATTAGAAACTTTATAGAACTTGCAAAGGAGTGGAATCTAGAAAATGCAAACAAATATTAA
- the pabB gene encoding aminodeoxychorismate synthase component I, protein MQTNIKRLEKQIDIYEIFRILSSQEDFKDKKISFLDSSLTNKYGKFSIIAMNCFFELREEKGKTIINGVESERPFDEVLDKFLTENKEENTTNLPIIAGGIGYFSYDYGRKYENICTRHNDDLRIPESIIRFYRTFIIQNNETSEIYISYKVKEEYLDLLKLIENIEFKEEKLIKNTVLSKFYSHFSKEDYLNAIKRTIDYIIEGDVYITNLTQRLEIESKKNPLSVFAYLRKFNPSPFGSYLDYGDFEVVSASPERFIRMENGIIETRPIKGTRKRGSTLEEDEILKKELANSEKDKSELLMIVDLERNDLHRICELKSVKVEELFEVETYSTVFHLVSTIKGKLQEKYKFVDLLRATFPGGSITGAPKIRAMEIIDELEKTRRDLYTGSIGYISFNGDCDLNIVIRTAIHKEGKYYLGVGGGITCESDLEFEYEETLQKAKALLEAIKE, encoded by the coding sequence ATGCAAACAAATATTAAAAGGTTAGAAAAACAAATAGATATTTATGAGATTTTTAGAATTTTGAGTTCACAAGAAGATTTTAAAGATAAAAAAATTTCATTTTTAGATTCTTCTTTAACAAATAAATATGGTAAATTTTCCATTATAGCAATGAATTGTTTTTTTGAACTAAGAGAAGAAAAAGGGAAAACTATTATAAATGGTGTCGAAAGTGAAAGACCTTTTGATGAAGTTCTGGATAAATTTTTAACAGAAAATAAAGAAGAAAATACAACAAATTTACCTATCATAGCAGGGGGAATAGGATATTTTTCATATGATTATGGAAGAAAATATGAAAATATTTGCACAAGACATAACGATGATTTAAGAATACCGGAGTCTATAATTAGATTTTATAGAACTTTTATTATTCAAAACAATGAAACTTCTGAAATTTATATTTCATATAAAGTGAAAGAAGAATATTTAGATTTATTGAAATTGATTGAAAACATAGAATTTAAAGAAGAAAAATTAATAAAGAATACTGTTTTATCCAAATTCTACTCTCATTTTTCTAAGGAAGATTATTTGAATGCAATAAAAAGAACAATAGACTATATCATAGAGGGAGATGTATATATAACTAACTTGACTCAAAGACTTGAAATAGAAAGTAAGAAAAATCCTTTGTCAGTTTTTGCTTATCTTAGAAAATTTAATCCATCTCCATTTGGCTCATATTTAGATTATGGTGATTTTGAAGTTGTAAGTGCTTCTCCAGAAAGATTTATAAGAATGGAAAATGGAATAATTGAAACAAGACCTATAAAGGGAACTAGAAAAAGAGGAAGCACTCTAGAGGAAGATGAAATTTTGAAAAAAGAATTGGCTAATTCAGAAAAAGATAAGAGTGAGCTTTTAATGATAGTTGATTTGGAGAGAAATGATTTACACAGAATATGTGAATTAAAATCTGTGAAAGTGGAAGAACTTTTTGAAGTAGAAACTTATTCGACAGTTTTTCATCTTGTTTCAACAATAAAAGGTAAATTACAAGAAAAATATAAGTTTGTAGATTTATTAAGAGCTACATTTCCTGGTGGTTCTATAACAGGTGCTCCTAAAATAAGAGCAATGGAAATTATAGATGAATTAGAAAAAACAAGAAGGGACTTGTATACAGGTTCAATAGGCTACATTTCTTTTAATGGAGATTGTGATTTAAATATTGTTATCAGAACAGCTATTCATAAAGAAGGTAAATATTATCTTGGAGTAGGTGGGGGAATAACTTGTGAATCAGACTTAGAGTTTGAGTATGAAGAAACTTTACAAAAAGCAAAAGCACTTCTTGAAGCAATAAAGGAATAA
- a CDS encoding aminotransferase class IV — protein sequence MNIEFDDGYSFGLGLFETVLLYDNRAIFLEEHIARINNSLVTLGINTNKLTKDEIEKFLDNSKSLFSETKKKEVLKIVISEKNRVFLRKDYSYKEEDFEKGFKIDISSVLRNETSVLTYHKTLNYGDNILEKRKSKKNNYDEPIFLNSKGEITEGATTNIFFIKDKKIYTPRLSCGLLNGTLRKYILLNYEVTEKKIYLNEVDTYDEIFVTNSLLGVMPVIQFGEKRLESTKLSKKIRLNYEKKINIL from the coding sequence ATGAATATAGAATTTGATGATGGGTATAGTTTTGGATTAGGCTTGTTTGAAACTGTCTTATTATATGATAATAGAGCTATTTTTTTGGAAGAACATATTGCTAGAATAAATAATTCTTTAGTAACTTTGGGAATAAATACAAATAAATTGACAAAAGATGAAATTGAAAAATTTCTTGATAATAGTAAATCTTTATTCTCAGAAACTAAAAAGAAAGAAGTTTTAAAAATAGTTATTTCAGAAAAAAATAGAGTTTTTCTTAGAAAAGACTATTCTTATAAAGAAGAAGATTTTGAAAAAGGTTTTAAAATAGATATTTCATCTGTATTAAGAAATGAAACTTCTGTTTTAACATATCATAAGACTTTAAATTATGGAGATAATATTTTAGAAAAAAGAAAATCAAAAAAAAATAATTATGACGAGCCTATTTTCTTAAATTCAAAAGGAGAAATAACAGAAGGAGCAACAACAAATATATTTTTTATAAAAGATAAAAAAATATATACTCCTAGATTATCTTGTGGACTTTTAAATGGAACACTAAGAAAATATATACTTTTAAATTATGAAGTGACTGAAAAGAAAATATATTTAAATGAAGTTGATACTTATGATGAAATATTTGTGACTAACTCTTTATTGGGGGTTATGCCAGTTATTCAATTTGGGGAGAAAAGATTAGAGAGTACAAAGTTATCAAAAAAAATAAGGTTGAATTATGAAAAAAAAATAAATATTTTATAA
- the rpmB gene encoding 50S ribosomal protein L28: MQRCEITGTGLISGNQISHSHRLTRRVWKPNLQVTTIVVNGSPIKIKVCARTLKSLKGASEVEVMRILKDNSATLSDRLVKHLNK; this comes from the coding sequence ATGCAAAGATGTGAAATAACAGGAACTGGTCTTATAAGTGGAAACCAAATATCTCACTCTCATAGATTAACAAGAAGAGTTTGGAAACCAAATTTACAAGTTACAACTATCGTTGTAAATGGTAGTCCAATAAAAATAAAAGTATGTGCTAGAACTTTAAAAAGTTTAAAAGGAGCTTCTGAAGTAGAAGTTATGAGAATTTTAAAAGATAATTCAGCTACTTTAAGTGATAGACTAGTAAAACACTTAAATAAGTAA
- a CDS encoding ABC transporter substrate-binding protein yields MMKKILTSLLGASMLFVACGEPKTEKASGDAETIKIGALGPLTGPLAIYGVSATNGLKLAIDEINANGGILGKQVELNLLDEKGDSTEAVNAYNKLVDWGMVALVGDITSKPSVAVAEVAAQDGIPMITPTGTQLNITEAGSNIFRVCFTDPYQGEVLAKFAKESLKAKTAAVVVNNSSDYSDGVANAFIAEAEKQGIEIVAKEGYSDGDKDFKAQLTKIAQKNPDILFVPDYYEQDGLIAIQAKEVGLNSTILGPDGWDGVAKTVDKSSYSAIENVYFANHYSVKDSNEKIQNFITNYKAKYNDEPSAFSALSYDAAYILKAAIEKNGSVDKESLAKAIKEIEFAGITGSLKYDEKNNPVKGVTMIKIVNGDYTFDSVVSK; encoded by the coding sequence ATTATGAAGAAAATTTTAACATCATTACTTGGAGCTTCAATGCTTTTTGTAGCATGTGGAGAACCAAAAACTGAAAAGGCATCAGGAGATGCAGAAACAATTAAAATAGGAGCTCTTGGACCATTAACAGGACCACTTGCAATATATGGAGTATCTGCAACAAATGGTTTAAAACTTGCTATTGATGAAATTAATGCAAATGGAGGAATTCTAGGAAAACAAGTAGAATTAAACTTGTTAGATGAAAAAGGAGATTCTACAGAAGCTGTTAATGCTTACAATAAATTAGTAGATTGGGGAATGGTAGCATTAGTTGGAGACATTACATCTAAACCAAGTGTTGCTGTTGCAGAAGTTGCTGCTCAAGATGGAATACCAATGATAACTCCAACAGGAACTCAACTTAATATAACAGAAGCTGGGTCAAATATATTTAGAGTATGTTTTACAGATCCTTATCAAGGAGAAGTATTAGCAAAATTTGCTAAAGAAAGTTTAAAAGCTAAAACAGCTGCAGTTGTTGTAAATAACTCAAGTGATTATTCAGACGGAGTTGCAAATGCATTTATAGCTGAAGCTGAAAAACAAGGAATTGAAATTGTAGCTAAAGAAGGATACTCAGATGGAGATAAAGATTTTAAAGCTCAATTAACAAAGATTGCTCAAAAAAATCCAGATATTTTATTTGTACCTGATTATTATGAACAAGATGGTTTAATAGCTATACAAGCAAAAGAAGTTGGATTAAATTCAACTATACTTGGTCCAGATGGTTGGGATGGAGTTGCTAAGACTGTAGATAAATCATCTTATTCAGCTATTGAAAATGTATATTTTGCTAACCATTACTCAGTAAAAGATAGTAATGAAAAAATTCAAAATTTCATAACTAATTATAAAGCAAAATATAATGATGAACCATCAGCTTTCTCAGCATTAAGTTATGATGCTGCTTATATATTAAAAGCTGCTATTGAAAAAAATGGAAGTGTTGATAAAGAAAGTCTTGCAAAAGCAATAAAAGAAATAGAATTTGCTGGAATAACTGGTAGCTTAAAATATGATGAAAAAAATAACCCTGTAAAAGGTGTTACAATGATAAAAATAGTAAATGGAGATTACACATTTGATTCAGTAGTTTCTAAATAA